A genomic segment from Luteolibacter ambystomatis encodes:
- a CDS encoding 4Fe-4S dicluster domain-containing protein, whose product MNRLYVVEGTYSLTGGMADHRLRVAPSQIAAVASQLASALRAGGSASSVLDGKQMEWILRLAEDLKENAGKSVVLAGPRQPAVVHQIALAINTTLGNIGAGKPLQAWQTEVAGTGTLADLKKDLDGGAVETVIFLTPSNPVYDAPADLDFAASVAKAKTSIHLGTRTDATAHAATWHVPAAHYLEQWSDARSANGAYTIVQPMILPLYPDCVSELELLIALLDDNGKLVNGEGEAEKGKVAPPSPAYDAVRETFGALGDKSDAAWKKLLRDGFLAGSKYATATPKAGSAAVQAIAAPTVGALEVVFATDSSVYDGRWIDNGWLQEVPDPVTKLAWDNAALISPKTAKELGIYDEIIQLETEHASVHPDGESGHRKAPLITLTVNGKSADFPVLVAFGQAENTIVLPLGYGQGFDKDDELARDTAKSGHVGLVGVNRGFDAYPLRTSATSYFATGATIAKTGKRYSLAVGQEHAAMYGRALAREISTMKDEEKGSFEEQLAGVAKQGNDAHAPPNVSLYKQEGSSTWHPDTANKEPHKNFSNTLLSDDLHQWGMAIDLSSCSGCNACVIACQAENNIPIVGKEQLAKGREMHWIRMDRYFAVDKDNSFDPDSPELIPQPVACVQCEAAPCETVCPVNATVHTEDGLNAMAYNRCIGTRYCANNCPYKARRFNYFDYNKRNPLVAHNLYRGPFGEKTVGEAPHLQRNPNVTVRMRGVMEKCTYCVQRLKDAKIRQKAGQKVETFASGKPSVDVKVTTETLRIPVDSVKVACQDACASGAITFGNLLDGDKSAMVRAKGIQRNYDLLNYIGTRPRTSYLARVKNPNDKMPDAKFVGKATIHMA is encoded by the coding sequence ATGAACCGCCTCTACGTGGTGGAGGGCACCTACTCGCTCACCGGCGGTATGGCCGATCACCGCCTGCGCGTGGCTCCCAGCCAGATCGCCGCAGTGGCTTCCCAACTTGCCAGCGCCCTCCGTGCCGGTGGCTCCGCCAGCTCGGTGCTGGATGGCAAGCAGATGGAGTGGATCCTGAGGCTCGCCGAAGATCTCAAGGAAAACGCCGGCAAGTCCGTTGTTCTCGCTGGTCCGCGCCAGCCCGCCGTGGTTCACCAGATCGCCCTCGCGATCAACACCACCCTCGGCAACATCGGTGCGGGCAAGCCGCTCCAGGCTTGGCAGACCGAAGTCGCAGGCACCGGAACTCTCGCCGATCTCAAGAAGGACCTCGACGGCGGTGCCGTCGAAACCGTGATTTTCCTCACGCCGTCGAATCCGGTGTATGACGCCCCGGCGGATCTCGACTTCGCCGCTTCCGTGGCCAAGGCGAAAACCTCGATCCATCTCGGCACCCGCACGGATGCCACCGCGCACGCCGCTACTTGGCACGTGCCCGCCGCCCACTACCTCGAGCAGTGGTCGGACGCCCGCTCCGCCAATGGTGCCTACACCATCGTCCAGCCGATGATCCTCCCGCTCTATCCGGACTGCGTTTCGGAGTTGGAGCTGCTGATCGCCCTGCTGGATGACAATGGCAAGCTCGTCAATGGCGAGGGTGAGGCTGAAAAGGGCAAGGTCGCTCCGCCGTCCCCGGCTTACGATGCTGTCCGCGAAACCTTCGGTGCTCTGGGTGACAAGTCGGATGCCGCTTGGAAAAAGCTGCTTCGCGATGGCTTCCTCGCCGGTTCGAAGTATGCCACCGCCACGCCGAAGGCTGGTTCCGCCGCCGTTCAGGCCATCGCGGCTCCGACCGTGGGCGCGCTCGAAGTGGTCTTCGCCACCGACTCGTCCGTTTATGACGGCCGGTGGATCGACAACGGCTGGCTCCAGGAAGTCCCCGATCCGGTGACCAAGCTCGCTTGGGACAACGCCGCGCTGATTTCTCCGAAGACCGCCAAGGAACTCGGCATCTACGACGAGATCATCCAACTCGAAACCGAGCACGCCTCGGTCCATCCGGACGGCGAAAGCGGCCACCGCAAGGCTCCGCTCATCACCTTGACCGTAAACGGCAAGTCCGCGGATTTCCCGGTGCTTGTCGCCTTCGGCCAGGCCGAGAACACCATCGTGCTGCCGCTCGGCTACGGCCAGGGCTTCGACAAGGATGATGAGCTCGCCCGTGACACCGCCAAGTCCGGCCACGTTGGTCTCGTCGGCGTGAACCGTGGTTTCGATGCCTATCCGCTGCGCACCTCCGCCACTTCCTATTTCGCCACCGGTGCCACCATCGCCAAGACCGGCAAGCGTTACTCGCTCGCCGTTGGCCAGGAACACGCCGCCATGTATGGCCGCGCCCTCGCCCGCGAGATCTCGACCATGAAGGACGAGGAAAAGGGCTCGTTCGAAGAGCAGCTCGCCGGTGTGGCCAAGCAGGGCAATGACGCCCACGCGCCGCCGAACGTCTCCCTCTACAAGCAGGAAGGTTCCAGCACCTGGCACCCGGATACCGCCAACAAGGAGCCGCACAAGAACTTCAGCAACACCCTGCTCAGCGATGACCTCCACCAGTGGGGCATGGCGATCGACCTTTCCTCCTGCTCGGGTTGCAACGCCTGTGTGATCGCCTGCCAGGCCGAGAACAACATTCCGATCGTCGGCAAGGAGCAGCTGGCCAAGGGCCGCGAGATGCACTGGATCCGCATGGACCGCTACTTCGCGGTGGACAAGGACAACAGCTTCGACCCGGACAGCCCGGAACTTATTCCTCAGCCGGTCGCCTGCGTGCAGTGCGAAGCCGCTCCGTGCGAAACCGTCTGCCCGGTCAACGCCACCGTCCACACCGAGGACGGTCTCAATGCGATGGCCTACAACCGCTGCATCGGCACCCGCTATTGCGCGAATAACTGCCCGTACAAGGCCCGTCGCTTCAACTACTTCGACTACAACAAGCGCAACCCGCTGGTCGCCCACAACCTCTATCGCGGACCCTTCGGCGAGAAGACCGTCGGTGAAGCACCGCACCTCCAGCGCAATCCGAACGTCACCGTCCGCATGCGCGGCGTGATGGAAAAGTGCACCTACTGCGTGCAGCGCCTGAAGGATGCCAAGATCCGCCAGAAGGCCGGCCAGAAGGTCGAAACCTTCGCCTCGGGCAAGCCGTCCGTGGACGTGAAGGTCACCACCGAGACCCTCCGCATCCCGGTGGACTCCGTGAAGGTGGCCTGCCAGGACGCCTGCGCCTCCGGTGCCATCACCTTCGGCAACCTTCTCGACGGCGACAAGTCGGCGATGGTCCGCGCCAAGGGCATCCAGCGCAACTACGACCTGCTCAACTACATCGGCACCCGCCCGCGCACGAGCTACCTCGCCCGCGTCAAGAATCCGAATGACAAGATGCCGGACGCCAAGTTCGTCGGCAAGGCCACCATCCACATGGCCTGA
- a CDS encoding cytochrome c3 family protein, producing the protein MANFFPRWTNLLPFKIAFCVLSLGAGVGLAFTYYATPKTLNVGYQPSQPIPFSHKIHVDQVGLDCRYCHSFVDVSGHSNVPTGNTCWNCHQHVQKDSPKLAPLHREMDVNYPGYDGKPIQWVRIHKSPDYVYFNHSAHVNRGISCQSCHGRIDQMEVVYQAENHSMGWCLECHREPEKNLRPLEEVFNLKYDAHQAVEKYGKELGVTTTEELGLKLKDKWQVKPKTSCATCHH; encoded by the coding sequence ATGGCCAACTTCTTCCCTCGCTGGACGAACCTGCTCCCGTTCAAGATCGCGTTCTGCGTTCTCAGTCTCGGAGCCGGTGTCGGCCTCGCGTTCACCTATTACGCGACGCCGAAGACGCTCAACGTGGGATACCAGCCATCGCAGCCGATTCCGTTCTCCCACAAGATCCACGTGGACCAGGTCGGTCTGGATTGCCGTTACTGCCACTCCTTCGTGGATGTTTCAGGCCATTCGAACGTGCCGACCGGCAATACCTGCTGGAACTGCCACCAGCACGTCCAGAAGGACAGTCCGAAGCTGGCTCCGCTGCATCGCGAGATGGACGTCAACTATCCGGGTTACGACGGCAAGCCGATCCAGTGGGTCCGCATCCACAAGTCTCCGGACTACGTGTATTTCAACCACTCCGCCCACGTGAACCGCGGCATTTCCTGCCAGAGCTGCCACGGCCGCATCGATCAGATGGAAGTCGTCTATCAGGCGGAGAACCACTCGATGGGCTGGTGCCTCGAGTGCCACCGCGAGCCGGAGAAGAACCTCCGCCCCTTGGAGGAAGTCTTCAATCTCAAGTATGACGCCCATCAGGCCGTGGAAAAATACGGCAAGGAACTGGGCGTGACGACCACCGAGGAGCTTGGCCTCAAGCTCAAGGACAAGTGGCAGGTCAAACCGAAGACCTCCTGCGCCACCTGCCACCATTGA
- the trpD gene encoding anthranilate phosphoribosyltransferase, whose product MDALIHHLEHKEELSPQEVEVAADLLLDTTVADEKKARLLEALSNKGETAAEIAGFVEAFLTHAVDPHVGLLDLPGPTIDVCGTGGDKLDLFNVSTTAMFVVAGAGGIVLKHGNRGITSKSGGADVLEALGIRIDLPAEGFRKCLEEAGVGFLFAPMYHPAFKAVAGVRKMLAERGVRTIFNVIGPLMNPARPQCQLTGVFQREWCPVFAEILQRLGRESAWVVHGTTGDGRSVDEMSLMGSTRICKAGTYQDLEDEEVRPRDFGMTHAEVEDLRGGDAVANAAILQAVLDGKETGPKRDMVLLNAGTALACCGLADDIGQGIELARETISSGAALDRLRRLQKAAR is encoded by the coding sequence ATGGACGCGCTGATCCATCATTTGGAACACAAGGAGGAGCTTTCCCCCCAGGAGGTGGAGGTGGCGGCGGATTTGCTGCTGGATACGACGGTGGCGGACGAGAAGAAGGCCCGGTTGCTGGAGGCGCTCTCCAACAAGGGCGAAACCGCGGCGGAGATCGCGGGTTTCGTGGAGGCCTTCCTGACCCATGCGGTGGATCCCCATGTGGGCTTGCTGGATCTTCCCGGCCCGACCATTGATGTCTGCGGCACCGGCGGCGACAAGCTGGACCTTTTCAATGTCTCGACCACCGCGATGTTCGTGGTGGCGGGCGCGGGCGGCATCGTGCTCAAGCACGGCAACCGCGGCATCACCTCGAAAAGCGGCGGTGCGGATGTGCTGGAGGCCCTGGGCATCCGCATCGACCTGCCCGCCGAGGGTTTCCGGAAGTGCTTGGAGGAGGCGGGCGTTGGATTCCTCTTCGCCCCCATGTATCATCCGGCCTTCAAGGCGGTGGCGGGCGTCCGCAAAATGCTCGCCGAGCGCGGAGTGCGCACGATTTTCAATGTGATCGGGCCGCTGATGAACCCCGCCCGGCCCCAGTGCCAGCTCACCGGCGTTTTCCAGCGGGAATGGTGCCCGGTATTCGCGGAAATCCTCCAACGTCTGGGTCGCGAGAGCGCCTGGGTGGTGCATGGAACGACCGGTGATGGCCGCTCGGTGGACGAGATGAGTCTCATGGGCTCCACCCGTATCTGCAAGGCGGGCACCTATCAGGATCTTGAGGACGAGGAAGTCCGTCCGCGGGACTTCGGCATGACTCATGCCGAAGTGGAGGATCTGAGGGGGGGGGACGCGGTGGCCAATGCTGCCATTCTCCAAGCGGTCCTCGATGGCAAGGAAACCGGTCCGAAACGCGACATGGTGCTCCTCAATGCCGGCACCGCGCTCGCCTGCTGCGGCCTCGCCGATGACATCGGCCAAGGCATCGAACTGGCGCGCGAGACGATCTCCAGCGGCGCGGCGCTCGACCGTCTGCGACGGCTGCAGAAAGCCGCGCGCTGA
- a CDS encoding MFS transporter — protein sequence MTTPAPPGKASSYSRYLLLIAGLGGLLYGIDVGIIAGALPYLEATSGLNAGQLSLIVAAVLLGSVISTLFAGFLSDLFGRKALMITSGVMFIVSIPMIALAHGFGPLIAGRLLQGVSAGFIGVVVPLYLAECLNASNRGKGTGIFQWLLTLGIVAAAVIGYGFSLHLHGIEQAIEGGTKSAQDLFSAKDFAWRSIFWVSILPGILFTLGAFFLSESPRWSFKKGRTDAALKALLRDRSEEQARLEIKEMGEHAEAAKSASGATKLKDSLLSRKYVIPFILACVILACNQATGVNSIIGYNSTILIQGGLNDQQAHLGYVIFTVVNFLMTMGALALVDKKGRKFLLTLGSSGIIVSLLIIGFLFSRTEKQRVDCKEIVQRLVKTTDKEVENADGSKTTKKDETVEIAFNQEKVVELLTAAGKDTEPFKNGATLNIIYSVGDFTSASTVVRSDDKAAKPLSVGKLAGLPSSSVEAFFKNPFASLDRSQHASLKIENALLTPIPSTSNGWLVASFTYVFIAFFAVGPGVCVWLALSELMPTRIRSNGMSIALLVNQAVSTTIAAVFLPMVGKHGYGTLFYCFAGFTVVYFIAAAFFLPETKGKTLEEIEEHFEGKKKA from the coding sequence ATGACTACTCCAGCGCCTCCTGGCAAAGCCAGTTCCTACAGCCGTTATCTTCTTCTCATCGCCGGCCTGGGAGGCCTGCTCTATGGTATCGATGTCGGCATCATTGCCGGTGCGCTGCCCTATCTTGAAGCGACTTCCGGCCTGAACGCGGGCCAGCTTTCCCTCATCGTCGCAGCGGTGCTGCTCGGCAGCGTGATCTCCACCCTGTTCGCCGGCTTCCTTTCCGACCTCTTCGGACGCAAGGCGCTGATGATCACCAGCGGCGTGATGTTCATCGTGAGCATCCCGATGATCGCCCTCGCCCATGGTTTCGGCCCGTTGATCGCCGGACGCCTGCTGCAGGGTGTCAGCGCCGGCTTCATCGGCGTGGTGGTCCCGCTCTATCTGGCGGAGTGCCTGAACGCCTCGAACCGCGGCAAGGGCACCGGTATTTTCCAATGGCTGCTCACCCTCGGCATCGTGGCCGCGGCCGTGATCGGCTACGGCTTCAGCCTCCATCTCCACGGCATCGAGCAGGCGATCGAAGGCGGCACCAAGAGCGCCCAGGATCTCTTCAGCGCCAAGGATTTCGCATGGCGCAGCATTTTCTGGGTATCGATTCTTCCCGGTATCCTCTTCACCCTCGGCGCGTTCTTCCTCTCCGAATCCCCGCGCTGGTCGTTCAAAAAGGGCCGCACCGATGCCGCCCTGAAGGCCCTCCTCCGTGATCGCAGCGAGGAGCAGGCCCGGCTTGAAATCAAGGAAATGGGCGAGCACGCCGAAGCGGCCAAGTCCGCCAGCGGAGCCACCAAGCTCAAAGACTCCCTGCTCAGCCGCAAGTATGTCATCCCCTTCATTCTCGCCTGCGTGATCCTCGCCTGCAACCAGGCCACCGGCGTCAACTCCATCATCGGATACAACTCCACCATCCTCATCCAGGGCGGCCTGAACGACCAACAGGCCCACCTCGGCTATGTGATCTTCACGGTGGTGAACTTCCTCATGACCATGGGCGCGCTCGCCCTGGTGGACAAGAAGGGCCGCAAGTTCCTCCTCACCCTCGGCAGCTCCGGCATCATCGTCTCGCTGCTCATCATCGGCTTCCTCTTCAGCCGCACGGAAAAGCAGCGCGTCGATTGCAAGGAGATCGTCCAGCGCCTGGTGAAGACCACCGACAAGGAAGTCGAGAATGCCGACGGCTCGAAGACCACCAAGAAGGACGAGACCGTCGAGATCGCCTTCAACCAGGAAAAGGTGGTCGAACTGCTCACGGCAGCAGGCAAGGATACCGAACCGTTCAAGAACGGCGCCACGCTGAACATCATCTACTCGGTCGGTGATTTCACTTCCGCCAGCACGGTGGTCCGCTCCGATGACAAGGCCGCCAAGCCGCTGTCCGTCGGCAAGCTCGCCGGTCTGCCGAGTTCTTCCGTCGAGGCGTTCTTCAAGAACCCCTTCGCCAGCCTCGATCGCTCGCAACATGCTTCTTTGAAAATCGAGAACGCGCTGCTGACGCCGATCCCCAGCACCTCCAACGGCTGGCTCGTCGCCTCCTTCACCTACGTGTTCATCGCGTTCTTCGCCGTCGGGCCGGGCGTCTGCGTCTGGCTCGCCCTTTCCGAACTGATGCCGACCCGCATCCGCTCCAATGGCATGTCGATCGCCCTGCTGGTGAACCAGGCGGTTTCCACCACCATCGCAGCGGTGTTCCTGCCAATGGTCGGCAAGCATGGCTATGGCACGCTCTTCTACTGCTTCGCTGGCTTCACGGTCGTCTATTTCATCGCCGCCGCATTCTTCCTCCCGGAAACCAAGGGCAAGACCTTGGAAGAGATCGAGGAGCACTTCGAAGGCAAGAAGAAGGCCTGA
- a CDS encoding TlpA family protein disulfide reductase: MKRLLLLAALGLAPLAHAQRSTMTEITSVPTSESAKAGLEEINKHHLLLGPQPKEYFEGKTKTELAKIRAQEELAVRDASVKFYEENPKDPLRWEAVLHLIMIQPDFIKDIKPGFEDAKPGDYKDYLIIDAEAKAVWEKKLAVYEASLRSATDVPWEVQEKLASLDLSKKIMAARKDGSFNDAMMQTAADDFAKRFPKGKAALGFYMQAFQKSGKKGTPEAKSFWEPLANSPSEVVKTRAEAELRVAAVQSQPMELKFTAVDGREVDLAKLRGKVVLVDFWATWCGPCIAELPNVKKAYDTYHDKGFEVIGISLDKADDKQKLIDFTKAKNMPWPQYFDGKHWENEIARKYAISGIPAMFLLDQNGVVISTNARGEKLEPEIKRLLKL, from the coding sequence ATGAAAAGACTCCTGCTTCTCGCCGCCCTCGGGCTGGCACCGCTGGCCCACGCGCAGCGTTCCACGATGACCGAGATCACCTCGGTGCCCACTTCCGAATCCGCGAAGGCCGGCCTTGAGGAGATCAACAAGCACCACCTCCTGCTCGGTCCGCAGCCGAAGGAATACTTCGAGGGCAAGACCAAGACCGAGCTCGCCAAGATCCGCGCGCAGGAGGAACTGGCCGTGCGCGATGCCTCGGTGAAATTCTACGAGGAGAACCCGAAGGACCCGCTCCGCTGGGAAGCCGTGCTGCATCTCATCATGATCCAGCCGGACTTCATCAAGGACATCAAACCCGGCTTTGAGGACGCCAAGCCCGGCGACTACAAGGACTATCTCATCATCGATGCAGAAGCGAAGGCCGTGTGGGAAAAGAAGCTCGCCGTTTACGAAGCCTCCCTGCGCTCCGCCACCGATGTGCCATGGGAAGTCCAGGAGAAGCTGGCCTCGCTCGATCTCTCCAAGAAGATAATGGCCGCACGCAAGGACGGCAGTTTCAACGACGCCATGATGCAGACGGCTGCGGATGATTTCGCAAAGCGCTTCCCGAAGGGCAAGGCCGCCCTCGGATTCTACATGCAGGCATTCCAGAAGAGCGGCAAGAAAGGCACACCGGAGGCCAAGAGCTTCTGGGAGCCGCTCGCCAACAGCCCCAGCGAAGTCGTCAAGACGCGCGCCGAAGCCGAACTCCGCGTGGCCGCCGTGCAGAGCCAGCCGATGGAGCTGAAGTTCACCGCCGTGGACGGCCGCGAGGTCGATCTGGCCAAGCTCCGTGGCAAGGTCGTGCTGGTGGACTTCTGGGCCACCTGGTGCGGTCCGTGCATCGCCGAACTGCCGAACGTGAAGAAGGCCTACGACACCTATCACGACAAGGGCTTCGAGGTTATCGGCATCTCCCTCGACAAGGCGGATGACAAGCAGAAGCTCATCGACTTCACCAAGGCGAAGAACATGCCATGGCCGCAGTACTTCGATGGCAAGCACTGGGAGAACGAAATCGCCCGCAAGTACGCCATCTCTGGTATTCCCGCCATGTTCCTGCTCGACCAGAACGGTGTGGTCATCAGCACCAACGCCCGCGGCGAAAAGCTGGAGCCGGAGATCAAGCGGCTGCTGAAGCTCTGA
- the tkt gene encoding transketolase: protein MNTTLLSAAANQARGLAMDAVHACSSGHLGLPLGCAEIGAVLYSETLRYNPDVPKWLNRDRFILSAGHGSMFLYSWLNISGYDLPIGELKNFRQLHSHTPGHPESFETVGVEATTGPLGQGIANAVGFALSGKRAAAKFNTADHVIFDQHVFALHGDGCLQEGVAKEAIAFAAHVGLDNLVLIYDSNDVTLDAMADVTQGEDAEQYFKSQGWDAVTVDGHDLAALSTAFSKAKSDDNGRPKVIIAKTIIGKGIPEVAGTAKAHGEGGAKFVDEARKNLGLPADEHFFVSAEVRAFFAAKKEESKKAYAAWEANYNAWAAANPALATELTESVSHAVPSDLSARIPAFPADYKDATRSAGANVINAVAKAVPNFITGSADLYGSTKNYIKDGGDFSATNPLGRNIWFGIREHAMGAICNGIAYDGIFRSSGATFLVFADYLRPSIRLAALSKLPVTYIFTHDSVGVGEDGPTHQPVETVSGLRVIPGLDVIRPGDAEETAGAFISAMNRTDGPTALILTRQAIPLMNELSVEERRDGVIRGGYIAKKESGALTTILLATGSELQYAVAAATELGDGVRVVSLPCFERFDRQSAEYRESVLPKAVTKRVAIEAGVSGLWWKYVGTEGKVVGIDRFGISAPGNTVFKELGITTESVVAAAK from the coding sequence ATGAACACGACCCTGCTCTCCGCAGCCGCCAACCAAGCCCGTGGCCTCGCCATGGATGCCGTCCACGCCTGCTCCTCCGGCCACCTCGGCCTCCCGCTCGGCTGCGCCGAGATCGGTGCGGTGCTGTATTCGGAAACGCTGCGTTACAATCCGGACGTGCCGAAGTGGCTGAACCGCGACCGCTTCATCCTCTCCGCCGGCCACGGCTCGATGTTCCTCTACTCCTGGCTGAACATTTCCGGCTACGATCTCCCGATCGGCGAGCTGAAGAACTTCCGCCAGCTTCATTCCCATACCCCGGGCCATCCGGAGTCCTTCGAGACCGTGGGCGTGGAAGCCACCACCGGCCCGCTCGGCCAGGGCATCGCAAACGCCGTGGGCTTCGCCCTTTCCGGCAAGCGCGCCGCCGCCAAGTTCAACACCGCCGACCACGTCATCTTCGACCAGCACGTCTTCGCCCTGCACGGTGATGGCTGCCTCCAGGAAGGTGTCGCCAAGGAAGCGATCGCGTTCGCCGCCCACGTGGGCCTCGACAACCTGGTGCTCATCTATGACTCCAACGACGTCACCCTCGACGCGATGGCGGACGTGACCCAGGGCGAGGACGCCGAGCAGTACTTCAAGTCCCAGGGCTGGGACGCCGTGACCGTGGACGGCCACGATCTGGCCGCGCTTTCCACCGCATTCTCCAAGGCCAAGTCCGACGACAACGGCCGCCCGAAGGTGATCATCGCCAAGACCATCATCGGCAAGGGCATCCCGGAAGTGGCCGGTACCGCCAAGGCCCACGGTGAAGGTGGCGCCAAGTTCGTGGACGAGGCCCGCAAGAATCTCGGCCTGCCTGCCGACGAGCACTTCTTCGTCTCCGCGGAAGTCCGCGCGTTCTTCGCCGCCAAGAAGGAAGAGTCCAAGAAGGCCTACGCCGCCTGGGAAGCCAACTACAATGCCTGGGCCGCCGCGAATCCGGCGCTCGCCACCGAGCTGACCGAGAGCGTGTCCCACGCCGTGCCGTCCGATCTTTCCGCCCGGATCCCGGCATTCCCGGCCGACTACAAGGACGCCACCCGCTCCGCTGGTGCCAACGTGATCAACGCGGTGGCCAAGGCCGTGCCGAACTTCATCACCGGCAGCGCCGACCTCTACGGCTCCACCAAGAACTACATCAAGGACGGCGGTGACTTCTCCGCCACCAACCCGCTCGGCCGCAACATCTGGTTCGGCATCCGCGAGCATGCGATGGGCGCGATCTGCAACGGCATTGCCTACGACGGCATCTTCCGCTCCAGCGGCGCGACCTTCCTGGTCTTCGCCGACTACCTGCGCCCGTCGATCCGCCTCGCCGCGCTTTCGAAGCTGCCCGTCACCTACATCTTCACCCACGACTCCGTCGGCGTCGGTGAGGACGGCCCGACCCACCAACCGGTGGAAACCGTCAGCGGCCTGCGCGTGATCCCGGGGCTCGATGTCATCCGCCCGGGTGACGCCGAGGAAACCGCCGGTGCCTTCATCTCCGCGATGAACCGCACGGACGGCCCGACCGCCCTGATCCTGACCCGCCAGGCCATCCCGCTCATGAACGAACTGTCCGTGGAAGAGCGTCGTGACGGCGTGATCCGCGGTGGCTACATCGCGAAGAAGGAATCCGGCGCGCTGACCACCATCCTCCTCGCCACCGGTTCCGAGCTGCAATACGCCGTGGCCGCCGCTACGGAGCTGGGTGATGGCGTCCGCGTCGTTTCGCTGCCCTGCTTCGAGCGCTTCGACCGCCAGAGCGCGGAGTACCGCGAGAGCGTGCTGCCGAAGGCCGTGACCAAGCGCGTGGCCATCGAGGCCGGCGTTTCCGGTCTGTGGTGGAAGTACGTGGGCACCGAAGGCAAGGTGGTCGGCATCGACCGCTTCGGCATCAGCGCTCCGGGCAACACCGTCTTCAAGGAGCTCGGCATCACCACCGAATCCGTGGTCGCCGCGGCGAAGTAA